Proteins from a single region of Balaenoptera acutorostrata chromosome 16, mBalAcu1.1, whole genome shotgun sequence:
- the C16H10orf120 gene encoding uncharacterized protein C10orf120 homolog, with product MMQEVCDCPLGSHKNCLTKKLQALTPPILAYCQSMTREWENGCQKTGKQRARDSRAQEGMTTEGKSNKNGTPVQVFNISDSFRDKDSLCCQGDLCSASPLGIWTKFYKSDPHIALGKYSPLEKEILRLGGVHTIAARRFLTYKQEEERKMLKELQVLSSDYKRAVEYRKQLTPPCATCGPLEKIWTAKVMVPPEEFKMPQRERLNISKHIERMQLARALRNKQLSPYIERCRSSSLLSGVGLGPLARDKTGEGKDDRDADHCDYAHQEKRDEAESKTTKRQEIKMNVIFKSEEPKKCVTYHPNDLKPFLPTKKAERSIAGLTNRNLLHLAEFPGDLMLLNQDFISRGIHPSDVSKASCLEEGSAWKEYMHKAASHHY from the exons ATGATGCAAGAAGTTTGTGACTGTCCCCTGGGTTCCCATAAAAACTGTCTTACAAAGAAACTCCAGGCACTGACACCTCCCATCCTAGCCTATTGCCAGAGTATGACCAGAGAATGGGAGAATGGCTGTCAGAAGACTGGAAAACAGAGGGCTAGAGATTCAAGGGCCCAAGAAGGGATGACTACAGAGGGGAAGTCAAATAAGAATGGAACACCAGTCCAAGTATTCAATATAAGCGATTCCTTTCGGGATAAAGACTCCCTGTGCTGCCAGGGGGATCTATGTTCTGCTTCACCATTGGG GATATGGACCAAATTCTACAAATCAGACCCACACATTGCCCTTGGGAAATACTCCCCCTTGGAAAAAGAGATCCTA CGTCTAGGTGGTGTTCATACCATAGCAGCCAGGAGGTTTCTGACTTATAAGCAAGAGGAAGAACGGAAAATGCTCAAGGAACTACAGGTGCTGTCTTCAGACTATAAACGGGCGGTGGAATATAGAAAGCAACTCACCCCTCCTTGTGCCACCTGTGGACCCCTAGAAAAAATATGGACGGCGAAGGTGATGGTGCCCCCGGAGGAGTTCAAAATgccacaacgggagaggctgaACATCAGCAAGCACATAGAACGAATGCAGCTCGCTCGAGCCCTGAGGAATAAGCAGCTTTCACCCTACATTGAAAGATGTAGGAGCTCTTCGCTTCTGTCTGGAGTGGGCCTGGGCCCCCTGGCAAGGGACAAAACTGGGGAAGGCAAGGATGACCGAGACGCCGATCACTGCGACTATGCCCATCAAGAGAAGAGAGATGAGGCAGAGAGCAAAACCACgaaaagacaggaaataaagaTGAATGTAATTTTCAAGtcagaagaaccaaaaaaatgtGTAACGTACCATCCAAATGATCTAAAACCATTCCTCCCcacaaaaaaagcagaaagatcCATCGCTGGCTTAAcaaacagaaatcttttgcacCTGGCCGAATTCCCTGGAGACCTAATGCTGTTGAATCAGGATTTTATATCACGGGGAATCCACCCCAGTGATGTGTCAAAGGCCAGCTGCCTGGAAGAAGGCAGTGCCTGGAAAGAGTACATGCACAAAGCTGCTTCCCACCATTATTAA
- the LOC103007532 gene encoding putative DMBT1-like protein — MQLACLKNPAPALPFVFTGGSHFCGGVISSLSGSFSSPWYPTNYPSDVEYVWAIHLAEKFHVELTIPSLKLEDICGCPYDFIEVFDGQQVASLSMARFCAEAGLMFRSSSNILTAVFRSDAMITNTGFLAPYNAIQQDERESDAALRLGDGSHRCEGRVEALYNGTWGTVCDDSWDLTDARVMCRQLGCGAALSAPAQSYLGGGSGHVMLDDVRRTGNEARLRQRTHNGCFSHSCRHPAGGVCSGGPPPGHSTPQGESCAPAASGKGDVNYSERSCGLQAIFSSQFA, encoded by the exons ATGCAACTTGCATGCCTGAAGAATCCAGCCCCGGCTCTCCCGTTTGTTTTCACAGGAGGAAGTCACTTTTGTGGGGGAGTCATTTCAAGTCTCTCGGGCTCCTTCTCCAGTCCTTGGTATCCAACAAACTACCCCAGTGACGTGGAGTATGTCTGGGCGATACACCTGGCTGAGAAGTTCCATGTAGAGCTGACAATCCCCAGCCTGAA ATTAGAGGACATCTGTGGGTGCCCTTACGACTTCATCGAAGTGTTCGATGGACAGCAGGTTGCCTCGCTCTCCATGGCCAGATTCTGTGCCGAGGCAGGGCTCATGTTCCGCTCCTCGTCAAACATCCTGACCGCAGTGTTCAGAAGCGACGCCATGATCACCAACACAGGGTTCCTTGCCCCGTACAATGCCATTCAGCAGGACGAAAGGGAGAGTG ACGCGGCCCTGAGACTGGGGGACGGCAGTCACAGGTGTGAGGGCCGGGTGGAGGCCCTCTACAATGGCACCTGGGGCACCGTGTGTGACGACAGCTGGGACCTGACAGACGCCAGGGTCATGTGCCGGCAGCTCGGCTGTGGCGCGGCCTTGTCAGCCCCGGCGCAGAGCTACTTAGGTGGAGGCAGTGGCCACGTCATGCTGGACGATGTGCGGCGCACGGGGAATGAAGCCAGGCTGCGGCAGCGCACGCACAACGGCTGCTTCTCCCACAGCTGCAGACACCCAGCTGGCGGCGTCTGCTCAGGTGGGCCCCCCCCGGGACACAGCACACCTCAGGGAGAGTCTTGCGCCCCGGCAGCCTCTGGGAAGGGAGACGTCAATTACTCAGAAAGGAGCTGTGGGCTTCAAGCCATCTTTTCAAGTCAATTTGCTTAA